The following proteins come from a genomic window of Melospiza georgiana isolate bMelGeo1 chromosome 3, bMelGeo1.pri, whole genome shotgun sequence:
- the FAM161A gene encoding protein FAM161A isoform X2 produces MYNSNQEYYLKLEELKNAHMETMAKLESMYQNKLYLKGIQALDKRNDTSPKCCRPTWDKSSYQPLNLQKSFSDSELSDPSGLSASDASDEELVFEENGSKAGSSSFAKQQIEKMWDGFCLEDYISRAKHSLPSSPACRKVHKKEKEKAWSPRVTVPKPFQMTIREAQKKEQNVKSKSQIEMENHLLKKQLEEEAECQKKFRANPVPAAVFLPLYQDIVRRSEERRRSVRERSRLQLLATQKPFKFIERERQRREARKMQLKDLSPPENKIKVFRAKPVPKCVYSADFHDKVKEEELCREIRIRMRAEELLRNSSVPNSRLALKGTNKKKKHRSTEPKQMEHKVRIKSSVPDFELLHEKFQKRLLQQKKVKPLTVCEPFDLCTSYIPSKKDKILKDMQEDEEKLKETRWPFASPRRKPQSGAKPHLGEGKSKPPRTTESTRRRLQALRNSLEEKRKLEEQQKRNRNKQKQRTKKFQKIVMARAEANDPHQSLAQMSKPRLKTFRNNERQRRQEYLQELQEMEERVKQMPLLFERVTQKNARIAAEKYYSNRLRALGICPEFVSKKGGAAKSLHFSTAGDFTSTADRARITKVKVRKIQFLEEAAADSPHSEQSWEEEEEKGKGVKTSTPDGQCSDLEDGAGLGPGSSQHRDQGEEEEEEGKADLSLGHSQEEEEEEEEAKADPSLGHSQEEEEEAEAGPSLDHSQEEEEEEEAKAGPSRGHSQEEEEEEEAKAGPSRGHSQEEEEEEEEAKAGPSRGHSQEEEEEEEDESSPRSDGSHEEEAQSDPEAESAFQYEDEEYESDDSEEKASDEEGH; encoded by the exons AGCCTCTTAACCTGCAAAAATCCTTTTCAGACTCAGAACTGAGCGATCCCTCGGGCCTAAGCGCATCGGATGCATCTGATGAAGAATTAGTGTTTGAGGAGAATGGCAGCAAAGCTGGATCATCCTCATTTGCTAAACAGCAGATTGAAAAAATGTGGGATGGGTTCTGCCTGGAAGACTACATCTCCCGTGCcaagcacagcctgcccagctcACCAGCCTGCAGGAAAGTGcacaagaaagagaaagagaaagcgTGGTCCCCCAGAGTCACCGTGCCCAAGCCCTTCCAGATGACCATCAGAGAAGCTCAGAAGAAAGAGCAGAACGTCAAATCCAAGTCACAGATTGAGATGGAAAACCACCTGCTGAagaagcagctggaggaggaggcagagtgTCAGAAGAAGTTCCGAGCCAACCCCGTGCCCGCCGCCGTGTTCCTGCCGCTGTACCAGGACATCGTGCGGCGCAGCGAGGAGCGCAGGAGGTCAgtgagggagaggagcaggctccagctcctggccacACAAAAACCCTTCAAGTTCATTGAGCGAGAGAGGCAAAGGCGTGAAGCCAGGAAAATGCAGTTAAAAGACCTTTCCCcacctgaaaataaaatcaaagtgTTCAGAGCGAAACCAGTCCCCAAGTGTGTTTATAGTGCAGATTTCCATGACAAGGTGAAGGaggaggagctctgcagggaaatCAGGATCAGGATgagagctgaggagctgctgcgaAATTCATCCGTACCCAACAGCAGACTGGCCTTAAAAGGGACcaacaaaaagaagaaacacaGGAGCACTGAGCCAAAGCAAATGGAGCACAAGGTCAGGATCAAATCGAGCGTTCCCGATTTTGAACTCCTACATGAGAAATTCCAGAAACGCCTCctgcaacaaaaaaaagtgaaacccCTCACGGTCTGTGAGCCTTTTGACCTTTGTACTTCTTACATCCCTTCAAAAAAGGACAAGATCTTGAAGGACATGCAAGAGGATGAGGAGAAATTGAAGGAAACTCGGTGGCCATTTGCCTCTCCAAGAAGGAAGCCTCAGTCAGGGGCAAAGCCTCATCTGGGAGAGGGAAAATCCAAAcctcccagaaccacagaatccaCCAGACGACGGCTGCAAGCCCTGAG GAATTCCCttgaggaaaagagaaagctggaagaacaacaaaaaaggaacagaaacaagcagaaacaaagaacgaaaaaattccagaaaattGTGATGGCTCGGGCTGAGGCCAATGACCCACATCAGAGCCTAGCTCAGATGTCTAAACCCAGATTAAAAACATTCAG GAACAATGAGAGGCAAAGAAGGCAGGAATACTTGCAAGAACTGcaagaaatggaagaaagagTGAAACAAATGCCATTGCTTTTTGAAAGAGTCACTCAG aaaaatgCCAGAATAGCTGCAGAAAAGTATTATTCAAACAGGCTGAGAGCACTGGGGATCTGCCCAGAGTTTGTTTCAAAGAAAGGAGGAGCAGCCAAATCTCTGCATTTCTCCACTGCTGGGGATTTCACCTCCACTGCTGACAGAGCAAG AATCACCAAGGTTAAAGTGAGAAAAATTCAATTCTtggaggaagcagctgctgacagTCCCCATTCTGAGCAGtcctgggaggaggaggaggagaagggaaaaggtgTCAAAACCTCCACCCCAGATGGGCAGTGCAGTGACCTGGAGGATGGGGCTGGCCTTGGGCCTGGatccagccagcacagggaccagggggaggaggaggaggaggaaggcaagGCAGACCTGTCACTTGGCCATtcccaggaggaagaggaggaggaagaggaagcaaAGGCAGATCCATCGCTTGGTCAttcccaggaggaggaggaagaagcagaagcagGTCCATCTCTGGACCATtcccaggaggaggaagaggaggaggaagccaAGGCAGGCCCATCCCGTGGCCATtcccaggaggaggaagaggaggaggaagccaAGGCAGGCCCATCCCGTGGCCATtcccaggaggaggaagaggaggaggaggaagccaAGGCAGGCCCATCCCGTGGCCAttcccaggaggaggaggaagaagaggaggatgagTCCAGCCCCAGGTCTGATGGCTCCCATGAAGAGGAAGCTCAGTCTGACCCTGAAGCTGAGAGTGCTTTCCAGTATGAGGATGAGGAGTATGAGAGTGATGACTCTGAGGAGAAGGCCAGTGATGAGGAAGGGCACTGA
- the FAM161A gene encoding protein FAM161A isoform X1: MTPLQSAVDSELSDPSGLSASDASDEELVFEENGSKAGSSSFAKQQIEKMWDGFCLEDYISRAKHSLPSSPACRKVHKKEKEKAWSPRVTVPKPFQMTIREAQKKEQNVKSKSQIEMENHLLKKQLEEEAECQKKFRANPVPAAVFLPLYQDIVRRSEERRRSVRERSRLQLLATQKPFKFIERERQRREARKMQLKDLSPPENKIKVFRAKPVPKCVYSADFHDKVKEEELCREIRIRMRAEELLRNSSVPNSRLALKGTNKKKKHRSTEPKQMEHKVRIKSSVPDFELLHEKFQKRLLQQKKVKPLTVCEPFDLCTSYIPSKKDKILKDMQEDEEKLKETRWPFASPRRKPQSGAKPHLGEGKSKPPRTTESTRRRLQALRNNERQRRQEYLQELQEMEERVKQMPLLFERVTQKNARIAAEKYYSNRLRALGICPEFVSKKGGAAKSLHFSTAGDFTSTADRARITKVKVRKIQFLEEAAADSPHSEQSWEEEEEKGKGVKTSTPDGQCSDLEDGAGLGPGSSQHRDQGEEEEEEGKADLSLGHSQEEEEEEEEAKADPSLGHSQEEEEEAEAGPSLDHSQEEEEEEEAKAGPSRGHSQEEEEEEEAKAGPSRGHSQEEEEEEEEAKAGPSRGHSQEEEEEEEDESSPRSDGSHEEEAQSDPEAESAFQYEDEEYESDDSEEKASDEEGH, encoded by the exons ACTCAGAACTGAGCGATCCCTCGGGCCTAAGCGCATCGGATGCATCTGATGAAGAATTAGTGTTTGAGGAGAATGGCAGCAAAGCTGGATCATCCTCATTTGCTAAACAGCAGATTGAAAAAATGTGGGATGGGTTCTGCCTGGAAGACTACATCTCCCGTGCcaagcacagcctgcccagctcACCAGCCTGCAGGAAAGTGcacaagaaagagaaagagaaagcgTGGTCCCCCAGAGTCACCGTGCCCAAGCCCTTCCAGATGACCATCAGAGAAGCTCAGAAGAAAGAGCAGAACGTCAAATCCAAGTCACAGATTGAGATGGAAAACCACCTGCTGAagaagcagctggaggaggaggcagagtgTCAGAAGAAGTTCCGAGCCAACCCCGTGCCCGCCGCCGTGTTCCTGCCGCTGTACCAGGACATCGTGCGGCGCAGCGAGGAGCGCAGGAGGTCAgtgagggagaggagcaggctccagctcctggccacACAAAAACCCTTCAAGTTCATTGAGCGAGAGAGGCAAAGGCGTGAAGCCAGGAAAATGCAGTTAAAAGACCTTTCCCcacctgaaaataaaatcaaagtgTTCAGAGCGAAACCAGTCCCCAAGTGTGTTTATAGTGCAGATTTCCATGACAAGGTGAAGGaggaggagctctgcagggaaatCAGGATCAGGATgagagctgaggagctgctgcgaAATTCATCCGTACCCAACAGCAGACTGGCCTTAAAAGGGACcaacaaaaagaagaaacacaGGAGCACTGAGCCAAAGCAAATGGAGCACAAGGTCAGGATCAAATCGAGCGTTCCCGATTTTGAACTCCTACATGAGAAATTCCAGAAACGCCTCctgcaacaaaaaaaagtgaaacccCTCACGGTCTGTGAGCCTTTTGACCTTTGTACTTCTTACATCCCTTCAAAAAAGGACAAGATCTTGAAGGACATGCAAGAGGATGAGGAGAAATTGAAGGAAACTCGGTGGCCATTTGCCTCTCCAAGAAGGAAGCCTCAGTCAGGGGCAAAGCCTCATCTGGGAGAGGGAAAATCCAAAcctcccagaaccacagaatccaCCAGACGACGGCTGCAAGCCCTGAG GAACAATGAGAGGCAAAGAAGGCAGGAATACTTGCAAGAACTGcaagaaatggaagaaagagTGAAACAAATGCCATTGCTTTTTGAAAGAGTCACTCAG aaaaatgCCAGAATAGCTGCAGAAAAGTATTATTCAAACAGGCTGAGAGCACTGGGGATCTGCCCAGAGTTTGTTTCAAAGAAAGGAGGAGCAGCCAAATCTCTGCATTTCTCCACTGCTGGGGATTTCACCTCCACTGCTGACAGAGCAAG AATCACCAAGGTTAAAGTGAGAAAAATTCAATTCTtggaggaagcagctgctgacagTCCCCATTCTGAGCAGtcctgggaggaggaggaggagaagggaaaaggtgTCAAAACCTCCACCCCAGATGGGCAGTGCAGTGACCTGGAGGATGGGGCTGGCCTTGGGCCTGGatccagccagcacagggaccagggggaggaggaggaggaggaaggcaagGCAGACCTGTCACTTGGCCATtcccaggaggaagaggaggaggaagaggaagcaaAGGCAGATCCATCGCTTGGTCAttcccaggaggaggaggaagaagcagaagcagGTCCATCTCTGGACCATtcccaggaggaggaagaggaggaggaagccaAGGCAGGCCCATCCCGTGGCCATtcccaggaggaggaagaggaggaggaagccaAGGCAGGCCCATCCCGTGGCCATtcccaggaggaggaagaggaggaggaggaagccaAGGCAGGCCCATCCCGTGGCCAttcccaggaggaggaggaagaagaggaggatgagTCCAGCCCCAGGTCTGATGGCTCCCATGAAGAGGAAGCTCAGTCTGACCCTGAAGCTGAGAGTGCTTTCCAGTATGAGGATGAGGAGTATGAGAGTGATGACTCTGAGGAGAAGGCCAGTGATGAGGAAGGGCACTGA